In Siniperca chuatsi isolate FFG_IHB_CAS linkage group LG20, ASM2008510v1, whole genome shotgun sequence, the following proteins share a genomic window:
- the ccser2b gene encoding serine-rich coiled-coil domain-containing protein 2 isoform X6 encodes MSAPRLDDPPTMPTMVSRLPKFGSRPKSAIPSTGTQMGLAATASTGTFTSTTATSTRLTNGFYHHPGPAGVNSSLTAPPTSVKQNGFIRVPTSFSMKWRKENGTMEDGGVDGEREWRRGKGGNVGQNRSGNNIHQYCSQQQQGSPVVAQHDAKKPTPSSAGKGRGFGHPVTSSSSPSPQSSPRTLPVSKSGSHGSKPNQTAFGLINSTKQNLNGLSGSKPRSGTNGFLRQPQSFARSGGSRPGSGPGSRAGSPLQKKPPASRSHSSDSLGSTPSIQLTENDRFRSRSLTQVRRQPSPTLTLTLTPSSLSHYPTVTSSYSINRAAGRGLKEPTASSAQAPPRGSLAKSPVTSQTPEGGGRGGGVKVQSSTVPGRSGVSIPSLLPPSALKKPLLPSLGPASKPSGISYKLSRPSLIKQSRPVRVTPANEPGGDPEVKKGLTARRNSVETPSTTENSPECTPEAPETQGLSAEPVSQVEVSIVGETLEDMSLSSNSSLDRNDTSQEYMDDFDNLGNGGVSILLLSSKNDEDDSGLDQSCARFDDDKVAVNGVTEAAGLCFLDDGMDWAGMRLGGERGEHQLTQLSRRRRSSQPDYHDQGGSSLDLSPSDSCGSGGTYMWDEEGLEPLGGATMTASINTNSNTTHHIGSFDSDLNSIDILNNLDSCDLDDDDLMLDADLPEDASLHSDGDGISHMAQWRMRQLCWGTQDVHNDNESDFQCFKLTEDPGNKRTDTTRDSDLILDLCPPRSPCLSPGTPGTPGLGLDVEELAEDCSAVRSQLEYLQRLLLQEEDVDDDTLTAGTLNPDTSDSYHSSDTQVQALLQEVQQLREELRSRDRTIAQLTLQLTVPTVTTRCRCQETTGRMDRHTQTSATERESVASQTPWREHTAFPPVPFLSPPWQYQRSRPYRGRPKPSIPSHLARKKHPDSQILMYQSCACILPSILSFLFSPNP; translated from the exons ATGTCAGCCCCTCGTCTTGACGACCCTCCCACCATGCCCACCATGGTTTCTAGGCTGCCCAAGTTCGGGTCACGGCCCAAATCTGCCATACCTTCCACTGGCACTCAGATGGGTCTGGCTGCCACCGCGAGTACTGGCACCTTCACCAGCACCACCGCTACCAGCACCCGCCTCACCAACGGGTTCTACCACCACCCCGGCCCAGCAGGGGTCAACAGCAGTTTAACTGCACCCCCCACCTCTGTTAAGCAGAACGGATTTATCAGAGTGCCGACTTCATTTTCCATGAaatggaggaaagaaaatgggacgatggaggatggaggggttgacggagagagggagtggagaCGAGGAAAGGGAGGGAATGTCGGGCAGAATCGCTCCGGTAATAACATCCATCAGTATTGTTCCCAACAGCAACAGGGATCACCAGTGGTGGCACAGCATGATGCCAAGAAGCCTACCCCGTCTTCTGCGGGAAAGGGCCGTGGTTTTGGCCATCCTGTAACATCCTCATCATCGCCATCACCACAGTCCAGCCCCAGAACTCTTCCTGTCTCTAAAAGTGGATCTCACGGTTCCAAACCGAACCAGACTGCATTTGGGCTAATCAATAGCACAAAACAGAACCTAAACGGTCTTTCTGGATCCAAACCACGTAGCGGAACCAATGGTTTTCTGAGACAGCCTCAGAGCTTTGCTCGTTCTGGCGGTTCTAGGCCAGGTTCTGGTCCCGGTTCTCGAGCCGGTTCCCCCCTCCAAAAGAAACCACCAGCCAGCCGCTCCCACTCTAGTGACAGCCTCGGGTCCACTCCATCCATCCAACTGACTGAAAACGATCGTTTTCGGTCACGTAGCCTCACCCAGGTCCGACGTCAGCCCTCCCCCACCCTCACCCTAACCCTtaccccttcctccctctctcactacCCCACCGTCACCAGCTCCTACTCCATCAACAGGGCTGCTGGGCGAGGACTCAAGGAGCCGACAGCTTCCTCCGCTCAGGCTCCACCTAGAGGCAGCTTGGCAAAATCCCCTGTTACCAGCCAGACTCCtgagggaggaggcagaggtggaggagTCAAAGTTCAAAGTTCTACTGTTCCAGGGAGGTCAGGGGTCAGCATCCCCTCCCTCCTGCCCCCCTCTGCCTTAAAGAAGCCCCTCCTACCAAGCCTTGGCCCCGCCTCAAAGCCCAGTGGCATCAGCTATAAGCTGTCACGCCCGTCACTCATCAAGCAGTCCCGCCCCGTCCGAGTGACCCCAGCCAATGAGCCTGGAGGTGACCCGGAAGTGAAAAAAGGACTGACAGCACGGAGAAACTCAGTAGAGACGCCTTCTACGACAGAAAACAGTCCAG AATGTACCCCAGAGGCTCCAGAGACACAGGGGCTGTCGGCAGAGCCCGTATCCCAGGTAGAGGTGTCAATTGTGGGGGAGACGCTGGAGGACATGTCCCTGTCCTCCAACTCATCTCTGGATAGAAATGACACCAGTCAGGAGTATATGGACGACTTTGACAACCTCG GAAACGGAGGGGTGAGCATACTGCTTCTTTCCTCTAAAAATGATGAAGATGACTCAGGGCTCGACCAATCATGCGCCAGGTTTGATGATGACAAGGTGGCTGTGAATGGTGTTACCGAGGCAGCGGGACTCTGTTTTCTGGACGACGGTATGGACTGGGCCGGCATGAGACTCGGTG GTGAGCGAGGGGAGCATCAGCTGACCCAACTCTCCCGTCGGAGGAGGTCCAGTCAGCCGGACTACCATGACCAG GGCGGTTCGTCCCTGGACCTGTCCCCCTCGGACAGCTGTGGGTCTGGGGGAACCTACATGTGGGACGAGGAGGGCCTGGAGCCACTGGGGGGCGCCACCATGACCGCCTCCATCAACACTAACAGCAACACCACCCATCACATCGGGAGCTTCGACTCTGACCTCAACAGCATC GACATCTTGAACAACCTGGACTCTTGTGATCTGGATGATGATGACCTCATGCTGGATGCAGACTTACCAGAAGATGCCTCACTGCacagcg ATGGAGATGGGATTTCCCACATGGCTCAGTGGAGGATGAGGCAGCTCTGCTGGGGAACGCAGGACGTCCACAATGACAATGAAAG TGATTTCCAATGCTTCAAGCTAACTGAGGATCCTGGGAATAAGAGGACAGACACGACCCGGGACAGTGACCTCATTCTGGACCTCTGTCCTCCAAG gtctccctgcctgtctcctgGTACTCCTGGTACTCCTGGTTTGGGTCTCGATGTGGAGGAACTGGCTGAAGACTGTTCTGCAGTCAGATCACAGCTGGAGTATCTGCAGAGGTTACTGCTTCAG GAGGAGGACGTGGACGATGACACTCTGACCGCAGGCACTCTGAATCCGGACACCAGCGACTCCTACCACAGCTCGGACACACAG gtGCAGGCTCTCCTGCAGGAGGTGCAGCAGCTCAGAGAGGAGCTGAGAAGCCGAGACCGAACCATCGCACAGCTCACCCTGCAGCTG ACTGTTCCCACGGTGACCACCAGGTGCCGTTGCCAGGAGACGACGGGAAGGATGGATCGACACACACAGACGAGTGcgacggagagagagagcgtggcCTCGCAGACGCCCTGGAGAGAGCACACc GCTTTTCCTCCcgttcctttcctctctccacccTGGCAGTATCAGCGCTCCAGGCCTTACAGGGGGAGGCCGAAGCCCAGCATCCCCTCCCACCTCGCTAGAAAAA AACATCCAGACTCCCAAATCCTCATGTACCAG TCATGTGCGTGCATCCTCCCTTCcatcctttctttcctcttcagcCCAAATCCTTGA
- the ccser2b gene encoding serine-rich coiled-coil domain-containing protein 2 isoform X7, whose amino-acid sequence MSAPRLDDPPTMPTMVSRLPKFGSRPKSAIPSTGTQMGLAATASTGTFTSTTATSTRLTNGFYHHPGPAGVNSSLTAPPTSVKQNGFIRVPTSFSMKWRKENGTMEDGGVDGEREWRRGKGGNVGQNRSGNNIHQYCSQQQQGSPVVAQHDAKKPTPSSAGKGRGFGHPVTSSSSPSPQSSPRTLPVSKSGSHGSKPNQTAFGLINSTKQNLNGLSGSKPRSGTNGFLRQPQSFARSGGSRPGSGPGSRAGSPLQKKPPASRSHSSDSLGSTPSIQLTENDRFRSRSLTQVRRQPSPTLTLTLTPSSLSHYPTVTSSYSINRAAGRGLKEPTASSAQAPPRGSLAKSPVTSQTPEGGGRGGGVKVQSSTVPGRSGVSIPSLLPPSALKKPLLPSLGPASKPSGISYKLSRPSLIKQSRPVRVTPANEPGGDPEVKKGLTARRNSVETPSTTENSPECTPEAPETQGLSAEPVSQVEVSIVGETLEDMSLSSNSSLDRNDTSQEYMDDFDNLGNGGVSILLLSSKNDEDDSGLDQSCARFDDDKVAVNGVTEAAGLCFLDDGMDWAGMRLGGERGEHQLTQLSRRRRSSQPDYHDQGGSSLDLSPSDSCGSGGTYMWDEEGLEPLGGATMTASINTNSNTTHHIGSFDSDLNSIDILNNLDSCDLDDDDLMLDADLPEDASLHSDGDGISHMAQWRMRQLCWGTQDVHNDNESDFQCFKLTEDPGNKRTDTTRDSDLILDLCPPRSPCLSPGTPGTPGLGLDVEELAEDCSAVRSQLEYLQRLLLQEEDVDDDTLTAGTLNPDTSDSYHSSDTQVQALLQEVQQLREELRSRDRTIAQLTLQLTVPTVTTRCRCQETTGRMDRHTQTSATERESVASQTPWREHTAFPPVPFLSPPWQYQRSRPYRGRPKPSIPSHLARKRVEKLVLYFSDTACHRYFTPPAGTSRLH is encoded by the exons ATGTCAGCCCCTCGTCTTGACGACCCTCCCACCATGCCCACCATGGTTTCTAGGCTGCCCAAGTTCGGGTCACGGCCCAAATCTGCCATACCTTCCACTGGCACTCAGATGGGTCTGGCTGCCACCGCGAGTACTGGCACCTTCACCAGCACCACCGCTACCAGCACCCGCCTCACCAACGGGTTCTACCACCACCCCGGCCCAGCAGGGGTCAACAGCAGTTTAACTGCACCCCCCACCTCTGTTAAGCAGAACGGATTTATCAGAGTGCCGACTTCATTTTCCATGAaatggaggaaagaaaatgggacgatggaggatggaggggttgacggagagagggagtggagaCGAGGAAAGGGAGGGAATGTCGGGCAGAATCGCTCCGGTAATAACATCCATCAGTATTGTTCCCAACAGCAACAGGGATCACCAGTGGTGGCACAGCATGATGCCAAGAAGCCTACCCCGTCTTCTGCGGGAAAGGGCCGTGGTTTTGGCCATCCTGTAACATCCTCATCATCGCCATCACCACAGTCCAGCCCCAGAACTCTTCCTGTCTCTAAAAGTGGATCTCACGGTTCCAAACCGAACCAGACTGCATTTGGGCTAATCAATAGCACAAAACAGAACCTAAACGGTCTTTCTGGATCCAAACCACGTAGCGGAACCAATGGTTTTCTGAGACAGCCTCAGAGCTTTGCTCGTTCTGGCGGTTCTAGGCCAGGTTCTGGTCCCGGTTCTCGAGCCGGTTCCCCCCTCCAAAAGAAACCACCAGCCAGCCGCTCCCACTCTAGTGACAGCCTCGGGTCCACTCCATCCATCCAACTGACTGAAAACGATCGTTTTCGGTCACGTAGCCTCACCCAGGTCCGACGTCAGCCCTCCCCCACCCTCACCCTAACCCTtaccccttcctccctctctcactacCCCACCGTCACCAGCTCCTACTCCATCAACAGGGCTGCTGGGCGAGGACTCAAGGAGCCGACAGCTTCCTCCGCTCAGGCTCCACCTAGAGGCAGCTTGGCAAAATCCCCTGTTACCAGCCAGACTCCtgagggaggaggcagaggtggaggagTCAAAGTTCAAAGTTCTACTGTTCCAGGGAGGTCAGGGGTCAGCATCCCCTCCCTCCTGCCCCCCTCTGCCTTAAAGAAGCCCCTCCTACCAAGCCTTGGCCCCGCCTCAAAGCCCAGTGGCATCAGCTATAAGCTGTCACGCCCGTCACTCATCAAGCAGTCCCGCCCCGTCCGAGTGACCCCAGCCAATGAGCCTGGAGGTGACCCGGAAGTGAAAAAAGGACTGACAGCACGGAGAAACTCAGTAGAGACGCCTTCTACGACAGAAAACAGTCCAG AATGTACCCCAGAGGCTCCAGAGACACAGGGGCTGTCGGCAGAGCCCGTATCCCAGGTAGAGGTGTCAATTGTGGGGGAGACGCTGGAGGACATGTCCCTGTCCTCCAACTCATCTCTGGATAGAAATGACACCAGTCAGGAGTATATGGACGACTTTGACAACCTCG GAAACGGAGGGGTGAGCATACTGCTTCTTTCCTCTAAAAATGATGAAGATGACTCAGGGCTCGACCAATCATGCGCCAGGTTTGATGATGACAAGGTGGCTGTGAATGGTGTTACCGAGGCAGCGGGACTCTGTTTTCTGGACGACGGTATGGACTGGGCCGGCATGAGACTCGGTG GTGAGCGAGGGGAGCATCAGCTGACCCAACTCTCCCGTCGGAGGAGGTCCAGTCAGCCGGACTACCATGACCAG GGCGGTTCGTCCCTGGACCTGTCCCCCTCGGACAGCTGTGGGTCTGGGGGAACCTACATGTGGGACGAGGAGGGCCTGGAGCCACTGGGGGGCGCCACCATGACCGCCTCCATCAACACTAACAGCAACACCACCCATCACATCGGGAGCTTCGACTCTGACCTCAACAGCATC GACATCTTGAACAACCTGGACTCTTGTGATCTGGATGATGATGACCTCATGCTGGATGCAGACTTACCAGAAGATGCCTCACTGCacagcg ATGGAGATGGGATTTCCCACATGGCTCAGTGGAGGATGAGGCAGCTCTGCTGGGGAACGCAGGACGTCCACAATGACAATGAAAG TGATTTCCAATGCTTCAAGCTAACTGAGGATCCTGGGAATAAGAGGACAGACACGACCCGGGACAGTGACCTCATTCTGGACCTCTGTCCTCCAAG gtctccctgcctgtctcctgGTACTCCTGGTACTCCTGGTTTGGGTCTCGATGTGGAGGAACTGGCTGAAGACTGTTCTGCAGTCAGATCACAGCTGGAGTATCTGCAGAGGTTACTGCTTCAG GAGGAGGACGTGGACGATGACACTCTGACCGCAGGCACTCTGAATCCGGACACCAGCGACTCCTACCACAGCTCGGACACACAG gtGCAGGCTCTCCTGCAGGAGGTGCAGCAGCTCAGAGAGGAGCTGAGAAGCCGAGACCGAACCATCGCACAGCTCACCCTGCAGCTG ACTGTTCCCACGGTGACCACCAGGTGCCGTTGCCAGGAGACGACGGGAAGGATGGATCGACACACACAGACGAGTGcgacggagagagagagcgtggcCTCGCAGACGCCCTGGAGAGAGCACACc GCTTTTCCTCCcgttcctttcctctctccacccTGGCAGTATCAGCGCTCCAGGCCTTACAGGGGGAGGCCGAAGCCCAGCATCCCCTCCCACCTCGCTAGAAAAA GAGTGGAAAAACTAGTGCTTTACTTCAGTGACACAGCGTG